A genomic segment from Stenotrophomonas maltophilia encodes:
- the gltX gene encoding glutamate--tRNA ligase, with translation MTCRTRFAPSPTGYLHIGGARTALYCWLEARHRGGEFVLRIEDTDRERSTQGAIDAILEAMEWLGLDYDEGPIYQTDRVARYLEVAEQLIADGKAYYAYETREELDAMREAAMARQEKPRYNGAARELGLPRKDDPNRVIRFKNPLEGTVVFDDLIKGRIEIANSELDDMVIFRPDGYPTYNFAVVVDDWDMGITEVIRGDDHINNTPRQINLYEGIGAPVPKFGHMPMILDEQGAKLSKRTGAADVMQYKDAGYLPDALLSYLARLGWSHGDQELFSRQELIDLFDVKDCNSKASRLDMAKLGWVNQHFLKTEDVAAIVPHLVYQLQKLGLDVAAGPAPEDVVIALRERVQTLKEMAEKAVVWYQPLTEYDEAAVAKHFKAGAEVALGKARELLAALPEWTAESVGVALHDAAAALEIGMGKVAQPLRVAITGTQVSPDISHTVYLAGREQALKRIDVAITKVATA, from the coding sequence ATGACCTGCCGCACCCGCTTCGCCCCCAGTCCCACCGGCTACCTGCACATCGGTGGTGCCCGCACCGCGCTGTACTGCTGGCTGGAGGCCCGCCACCGTGGCGGCGAGTTCGTGCTGCGCATCGAGGACACCGACCGTGAACGCAGCACCCAGGGCGCGATCGACGCCATCCTGGAGGCGATGGAGTGGCTGGGCCTGGATTATGACGAGGGCCCGATCTACCAGACCGACCGCGTCGCCCGTTACCTGGAAGTGGCCGAGCAGCTGATCGCCGACGGCAAGGCGTACTACGCCTACGAGACCCGCGAAGAGCTGGACGCGATGCGCGAGGCCGCCATGGCCAGGCAGGAGAAACCGCGCTACAACGGCGCTGCGCGCGAGCTGGGCCTGCCGCGCAAGGATGACCCGAACCGCGTCATCCGCTTCAAGAACCCGCTGGAAGGCACGGTGGTGTTCGACGACCTGATCAAGGGCCGCATCGAGATCGCCAACAGCGAGCTGGATGACATGGTCATCTTCCGCCCGGACGGCTACCCCACCTACAACTTCGCGGTGGTGGTGGACGACTGGGACATGGGCATCACCGAGGTCATCCGCGGCGACGACCACATCAACAACACCCCGCGCCAGATCAACCTGTACGAAGGCATCGGTGCGCCGGTGCCGAAGTTCGGCCACATGCCGATGATCCTGGACGAGCAGGGTGCCAAGCTGTCCAAGCGCACCGGCGCGGCCGACGTGATGCAGTACAAGGACGCCGGCTACCTGCCCGACGCGCTGCTGAGCTACCTGGCCCGCCTGGGCTGGTCGCACGGTGACCAGGAGCTGTTCAGCCGCCAGGAACTGATCGACCTGTTCGACGTGAAGGACTGCAACTCCAAGGCCTCGCGCCTGGACATGGCCAAGCTGGGTTGGGTCAACCAGCACTTCCTGAAGACCGAGGACGTGGCCGCCATCGTGCCGCACCTGGTCTACCAGCTGCAGAAGCTGGGCCTGGACGTGGCCGCCGGCCCCGCCCCGGAGGACGTGGTGATCGCCCTGCGTGAACGCGTGCAGACCCTGAAGGAAATGGCCGAGAAGGCCGTGGTCTGGTACCAGCCGCTGACCGAGTACGACGAAGCGGCGGTGGCCAAGCACTTCAAGGCCGGTGCCGAGGTGGCGCTGGGCAAGGCCCGCGAGCTGCTGGCAGCGTTGCCGGAGTGGACCGCCGAGTCGGTGGGCGTCGCCCTGCACGACGCGGCCGCCGCGCTGGAGATCGGCATGGGCAAGGTCGCCCAGCCGCTGCGCGTGGCCATCACCGGCACCCAGGTCAGTCCTGACATTTCCCATACCGTATACCTGGCCGGCCGCGAGCAGGCCTTGAAACGCATTGATGTGGCCATCACCAAGGTAGCAACGGCCTGA